In Phyllobacterium zundukense, one DNA window encodes the following:
- a CDS encoding DUF2442 domain-containing protein, producing MAELTDAEIDAAGERGRRERETEPRARNAYYDRESDRIVIDLVNESTFSFPPHLAQNLETATADQLAAVEIIGDGFGLHWEELDTDFTVAGLVSGIFGTQAYLARRAGQATSPAKAIASRANGAKGGRPRKAAGR from the coding sequence ATGGCTGAATTGACCGATGCCGAAATCGATGCCGCAGGGGAGCGTGGCAGAAGAGAGCGAGAAACCGAACCACGAGCCCGTAATGCCTATTATGATCGCGAAAGCGACCGTATCGTCATCGATCTGGTGAATGAATCGACGTTCTCGTTTCCGCCACACCTCGCGCAGAATCTCGAAACTGCAACGGCTGATCAACTTGCGGCAGTCGAAATCATCGGCGACGGGTTTGGTCTACATTGGGAAGAGCTTGATACTGATTTTACAGTTGCAGGCTTGGTCTCAGGTATTTTTGGGACACAAGCGTACCTAGCACGACGGGCCGGACAGGCCACATCACCGGCAAAGGCAATAGCTTCCAGAGCAAATGGCGCGAAAGGCGGACGGCCGCGAAAAGCTGCCGGAAGATGA
- a CDS encoding DUF2442 domain-containing protein: protein MNSLVKAEAVRFDDDSMWLELSDGRTLGVPLVWFPRLLHATAEQRSNVRISSRGLHWETLDEDISVACWLVMATRPNRATPQKQRSRANCCNLAAPKFEKRMLKKQALGVRERFTYKRSSGNEDREVLE from the coding sequence ATGAATTCTTTGGTGAAAGCTGAGGCCGTGCGCTTCGACGATGACAGCATGTGGCTGGAACTCTCCGATGGTCGTACGCTTGGTGTTCCGCTTGTGTGGTTTCCCCGTCTCCTGCATGCCACGGCCGAACAACGCAGCAATGTGCGCATAAGCTCTCGCGGTCTGCATTGGGAAACGCTGGACGAGGATATTTCGGTCGCCTGCTGGCTGGTTATGGCGACCAGACCAAACCGCGCCACCCCACAAAAGCAGCGTAGTCGAGCCAACTGTTGCAATCTGGCCGCACCAAAATTCGAAAAGCGAATGCTTAAAAAACAGGCGCTTGGCGTGCGAGAACGATTCACCTATAAGCGATCTTCCGGCAATGAAGACCGGGAGGTTCTCGAATGA
- a CDS encoding glycosyltransferase family 4 protein — protein sequence MRPERSAQPKRLVIVSDAWHPQVNGVVRTLTKLREQMEVRGFEVTIISPADYRSAPCPTYPEIRLALTYPLAVKARIEALQPAFVHIATEGPLGIMARRACLKNKWRFTTSFHTRFPEYLRERLPVPLSWSYRFLRRFHNAAETCLVPTQSIHDELLARGFDTLKVWTRGVDRELFRPQPDVDLKLPRPIFLCVGRVAPEKNLEAFLSLDLPGTRLIVGDGPDLEELKRKYPKAVFAGKKEGEELARLYAGSDVFVFPSRTDTFGLVLLEAIACGLPVAGYPVPGPKDVIGASGAGVLSDNLQEAALGALEMGRVDPDVRLQGFSWEACADIFESVLTTIGGTRELAASKLKSSRAVSAR from the coding sequence ATGCGGCCTGAGCGAAGCGCCCAGCCAAAACGGCTTGTCATTGTTTCGGACGCCTGGCACCCCCAGGTGAATGGTGTGGTGCGGACGCTGACCAAGCTGCGCGAGCAGATGGAGGTGCGCGGCTTTGAAGTGACGATCATCTCGCCCGCAGATTATCGTTCAGCTCCCTGCCCGACCTATCCGGAAATCCGCCTCGCATTGACCTACCCGCTCGCAGTCAAGGCGCGGATAGAGGCGCTCCAGCCGGCTTTCGTCCATATCGCCACGGAAGGCCCGCTCGGTATCATGGCGCGGCGGGCTTGCTTGAAGAACAAATGGCGCTTTACCACCAGCTTTCATACGCGCTTTCCAGAATACCTGCGCGAACGGCTGCCGGTCCCGCTTTCCTGGTCCTATCGTTTCCTGCGGCGCTTTCACAATGCCGCTGAAACCTGCCTCGTTCCCACGCAATCGATCCATGACGAACTGCTGGCGCGAGGCTTCGACACGCTCAAGGTGTGGACTCGCGGCGTGGACCGCGAACTCTTTCGGCCCCAGCCGGACGTGGATCTCAAACTGCCGCGACCGATTTTTCTCTGTGTCGGCCGGGTTGCTCCGGAAAAAAACCTCGAAGCGTTCCTGTCTCTCGATCTGCCCGGAACCAGGCTTATCGTCGGCGATGGTCCTGATCTGGAAGAGTTGAAGCGGAAATATCCAAAAGCAGTATTTGCGGGCAAGAAAGAGGGTGAAGAGCTTGCCCGTCTCTATGCTGGGTCCGATGTCTTCGTTTTCCCCAGCCGCACCGACACATTCGGTCTGGTGCTTCTGGAGGCGATTGCCTGCGGTCTTCCGGTCGCTGGCTATCCCGTACCCGGTCCAAAGGACGTTATTGGCGCCTCCGGGGCAGGTGTTCTGTCAGACAACTTGCAGGAAGCCGCCTTGGGTGCGCTGGAAATGGGGCGGGTCGACCCGGACGTCAGGCTCCAGGGGTTCAGCTGGGAAGCCTGCGCCGATATTTTCGAAAGCGTGCTGACGACAATTGGCGGTACGAGGGAGCTCGCGGCAAGCAAGTTGAAATCCAGTCGCGCTGTTTCGGCGCGGTAA
- a CDS encoding DUF4160 domain-containing protein, with translation MVIVYREYGLSVAIFLNDHEPPHVHVFGDRHAKIGLAGADGRPYLISHYKMKRNDVRRAIAIVNEHQIFLLAKWRDFHG, from the coding sequence ATGGTTATCGTCTATCGGGAATACGGGCTGAGCGTGGCTATTTTTTTGAATGACCATGAACCGCCACATGTGCATGTATTCGGCGATCGTCATGCCAAAATTGGTTTGGCGGGAGCTGACGGCAGGCCTTACTTGATTTCGCATTATAAAATGAAGCGGAATGATGTTCGACGCGCGATTGCCATTGTGAATGAACATCAAATCTTTTTGCTCGCAAAGTGGAGAGACTTTCATGGCTGA
- a CDS encoding NADP-dependent malic enzyme, with protein MAKDNVPSSSDLEESALFYHRFPQPGKLEIQATKTLGNQRDLALAYSPGVAAPCLAIHKDPATAADYTSRANLVAVISNGTAVLGLGNIGPLASKPVMEGKAVLFKKFANIDVFDIEIDAQEINKIVDVVAALEPTFGGINLEDIKAPECFEVEEQLRAKMNIPVFHDDQHGTAIIVAAAILNGMELAGKDLSKVKIVASGAGAAALACLNLLVKLGADRKNIWVCDLDGVVYEGRNTLMDRWKSVYVQKTDARVLADVIGGADVFLGLSAAGVLKPELLKQMAPNPLIMALANPNPEIMPEEARAARADAMICTGRSDFPNQVNNVLCFPYIFRGALDCGARAINEEMKMAAVKAIAALAREEPSDVAARAYSGETPTFGPNYLIPSPFDPRLILRIAPAVAKAAMETGVAERPIEDFDVYLDRLNRFVFRSGLIMKPIFTAAKTAEKKRVIYSDGEDERVLRAAQVVLEEGIAVPTLIGRPQVIESRLQRYGLKIKIGTDFDVINPEDDPRYRDYVDLLVSLTGRRGTTPEVARTVVRGSSTAIAALAIVRGEADAMICGLEGRFERHLRNVDQIIGKSEGIRNFSALSLLISQRGVLFLTDTYVSIDPTAEEIAEKTVLAANEIRRFGIEPKAALLSHSNFGSRDSESAAKMRTASEILRAKAPELEQDGEMHGDSALSQVLRERVLPHSRLSDEANLLVFPNLDAANITLNVVKTVTDALHVGPILLGAAKPAHILTPSVTSRGIVNMTALAVVEASQRVE; from the coding sequence ATGGCCAAGGACAACGTACCCAGCAGCTCTGATCTTGAAGAAAGCGCCCTGTTTTATCATCGCTTTCCTCAACCGGGTAAGCTGGAAATCCAGGCTACGAAGACACTGGGCAATCAGCGCGACCTGGCGCTCGCCTATTCGCCCGGTGTTGCTGCGCCATGTCTCGCCATTCACAAGGATCCCGCGACGGCAGCGGATTATACGAGCCGCGCCAATCTTGTGGCCGTCATCTCCAACGGCACTGCCGTTCTCGGCCTTGGCAATATCGGACCGCTCGCATCCAAGCCGGTCATGGAGGGCAAAGCCGTCCTGTTCAAGAAATTCGCCAATATCGACGTGTTCGACATCGAGATCGACGCCCAGGAAATCAACAAGATCGTCGATGTGGTAGCAGCACTCGAACCGACCTTCGGCGGCATCAATCTTGAAGACATCAAGGCGCCGGAATGTTTCGAGGTCGAGGAACAGCTCCGCGCCAAGATGAATATCCCGGTGTTCCATGATGATCAGCACGGCACGGCGATCATCGTGGCGGCGGCCATTCTCAACGGCATGGAGCTCGCCGGAAAAGACTTGTCCAAGGTCAAGATCGTTGCGTCCGGCGCAGGTGCGGCCGCCCTCGCCTGCCTCAACCTTCTGGTGAAGCTCGGTGCGGACCGGAAAAACATCTGGGTCTGCGACCTGGACGGCGTTGTCTATGAAGGCCGCAACACGCTGATGGACCGCTGGAAGTCAGTCTATGTGCAAAAGACCGACGCGCGCGTTCTTGCCGATGTCATTGGCGGCGCCGACGTGTTCCTCGGCCTTTCCGCTGCCGGTGTATTGAAGCCCGAACTCTTGAAACAGATGGCGCCCAACCCGCTGATCATGGCGCTCGCCAATCCCAATCCGGAAATCATGCCGGAAGAGGCACGCGCTGCGCGTGCCGACGCTATGATCTGCACCGGCCGGTCGGATTTCCCCAACCAGGTCAACAATGTTCTTTGCTTCCCCTATATCTTCCGTGGCGCACTCGATTGCGGTGCGCGGGCGATCAACGAAGAAATGAAGATGGCCGCGGTGAAGGCCATTGCCGCGCTCGCCCGTGAAGAGCCATCCGACGTCGCCGCCCGCGCCTATTCCGGCGAGACGCCAACCTTCGGACCCAATTACCTCATTCCGTCACCTTTCGATCCGCGTCTCATCCTGCGCATTGCCCCGGCAGTCGCCAAGGCGGCCATGGAAACAGGTGTCGCGGAGCGTCCGATCGAAGATTTCGACGTCTATCTGGACCGCTTGAACCGTTTTGTTTTCCGCTCCGGCCTGATCATGAAGCCAATTTTCACGGCGGCGAAAACTGCCGAGAAGAAGCGTGTCATCTATTCGGACGGCGAAGACGAGCGCGTACTGCGCGCTGCGCAAGTGGTGCTGGAAGAAGGCATCGCCGTCCCTACCCTGATCGGGCGTCCCCAGGTCATCGAATCGCGCCTGCAGCGCTATGGGCTGAAGATCAAGATCGGCACGGATTTCGATGTCATCAATCCGGAAGATGATCCGCGCTACCGCGACTATGTCGATCTCCTGGTCAGCTTGACCGGACGGCGCGGCACGACGCCGGAAGTGGCGCGAACCGTCGTTCGCGGCAGCAGTACGGCCATCGCAGCTCTTGCCATCGTTCGCGGTGAAGCCGATGCGATGATTTGCGGTCTAGAGGGCCGTTTCGAACGGCACCTGCGCAATGTCGACCAGATCATCGGCAAGTCGGAAGGCATACGCAATTTCTCTGCCTTGAGTCTGCTTATCTCACAGCGAGGCGTGCTCTTCTTGACCGACACCTATGTCAGCATTGATCCAACCGCCGAAGAAATCGCCGAAAAGACCGTCCTTGCCGCCAATGAAATCCGCCGTTTCGGCATCGAGCCAAAGGCTGCTTTGCTGTCTCATTCCAATTTCGGCTCACGCGATTCCGAAAGCGCCGCAAAAATGCGAACCGCATCGGAAATCCTGCGGGCAAAGGCACCGGAACTGGAACAGGACGGCGAAATGCATGGCGACTCGGCCCTTTCGCAGGTCCTGCGCGAGCGCGTGCTGCCCCATTCACGTCTGAGTGACGAGGCCAACCTGCTGGTTTTCCCCAATCTCGACGCGGCAAACATCACGCTCAACGTCGTCAAGACGGTAACCGACGCACTGCATGTCGGCCCGATCCTGCTCGGCGCAGCCAAGCCTGCGCATATCCTGACGCCGTCCGTAACCTCGCGCGGTATCGTCAACATGACGGCGCTGGCGGTTGTGGAGGCATCACAGCGCGTTGAATAG
- a CDS encoding MFS transporter, with product MIAAASADTYQEKPPRFELRVALAYFAIFMSSGLHLPYFPLWLEYRSLTPTQIAIVLSMPLFVRVIAAPLVSMLADRSNDRAHILSIATALAAIVAAFYFVPFGFIGILIVSLMLAPPWTSQVPLADTIALSGVRRYGADFARMRVWGSISFLLTSFVGGIFIQNVGEHIIPWALMGTLIAACVMSFVVPRIGKPRRLSPLSDVDIADAGRALRRPAFVTFLIATGITQASHAYGYSFSAIYWKSIGIEETMIGTLWSISVVAEVIMFTCFRRLFGRLHPAKVLMIGSTVAMFRWAVFPLIAPGGLGVTGFLVVQSLHAFSFALSFLGMQKMIALTIPEERGGTAQGLSTFFIGTALAIVTMASGPLYSATGIYGFYVMVVLAACGLTLANVSLKLEQREA from the coding sequence ATGATAGCCGCCGCCTCAGCGGACACTTACCAGGAGAAGCCGCCTCGATTCGAGCTGCGGGTTGCACTGGCCTATTTCGCAATTTTCATGTCAAGCGGATTGCACCTGCCGTATTTTCCGCTGTGGCTCGAATATCGGTCCCTGACGCCGACGCAAATCGCCATCGTCCTGTCCATGCCGCTATTCGTGCGGGTCATTGCAGCACCGCTGGTTTCGATGCTCGCGGACCGCTCAAACGACCGGGCGCATATTCTGAGCATAGCAACGGCACTAGCCGCTATCGTCGCTGCATTTTACTTTGTGCCATTCGGTTTCATCGGAATTCTCATCGTTTCACTGATGCTGGCGCCACCATGGACCTCGCAGGTGCCGCTTGCCGATACGATCGCTTTGTCAGGCGTGCGCCGCTACGGCGCTGATTTTGCCAGAATGCGCGTCTGGGGATCGATCTCGTTTCTGCTCACCTCCTTCGTGGGCGGCATATTCATCCAGAACGTGGGCGAACACATCATTCCATGGGCACTGATGGGCACGCTGATTGCTGCCTGCGTCATGAGCTTCGTTGTGCCGCGCATCGGCAAGCCGCGCCGCCTGTCTCCTCTTTCCGATGTCGATATTGCGGACGCGGGCAGGGCACTGCGCAGGCCAGCCTTCGTCACCTTTCTGATTGCCACCGGCATTACCCAGGCCAGTCATGCCTATGGCTATAGTTTCTCCGCGATCTATTGGAAATCGATCGGTATCGAGGAAACCATGATTGGAACGCTGTGGTCGATTTCCGTCGTGGCGGAAGTGATCATGTTCACCTGTTTTCGCCGGCTTTTCGGCCGCCTTCATCCGGCCAAAGTCCTGATGATTGGCTCGACAGTGGCGATGTTCCGCTGGGCCGTTTTTCCGCTCATTGCGCCAGGCGGCCTCGGCGTTACCGGGTTTCTCGTGGTCCAGAGCCTGCACGCCTTTTCCTTTGCACTTTCATTCCTTGGCATGCAGAAAATGATAGCGCTGACGATACCCGAGGAACGCGGTGGCACGGCGCAGGGTCTATCGACCTTCTTTATCGGCACAGCGCTGGCAATCGTCACAATGGCTTCCGGCCCGCTCTACAGCGCGACGGGCATTTACGGCTTCTATGTGATGGTCGTGCTCGCGGCTTGCGGTCTGACGCTTGCCAATGTCTCGCTGAAACTGGAACAACGAGAAGCCTAG
- a CDS encoding UDP-2,3-diacylglucosamine diphosphatase, protein MVENEARKFRTLFLSDVHLGSKGAKASFLLDFLKYHDADTIYLVGDIVDGWRLRRNWHWPQEHNDIVQKLLRKSRKGARILYIAGNHDEFLRDFQGTHFGGIEVMDRTMHETADGRKFLVIHGDQFDVVVRNARHIAYLGDWAYDAALAINTVMNKVRRMLGLRYWSFSAWAKFRVKKAVNFIGSFQTVVSDEARRIGADGVICGHIHHATIEQIDGIEYINTGDWVESCTAIVEHHDGRMELLSWTHLIGEQAGFAPVVRLDDKRPKAANAA, encoded by the coding sequence ATGGTCGAGAACGAGGCCCGTAAGTTTCGCACACTCTTTCTATCCGATGTTCATCTCGGATCGAAAGGCGCAAAGGCGAGTTTTCTCCTGGATTTTCTGAAATACCATGATGCCGATACGATTTATCTGGTTGGCGATATTGTCGATGGCTGGCGCCTGCGGCGCAACTGGCATTGGCCGCAGGAACACAATGATATCGTCCAGAAGCTTTTGCGCAAGAGCCGCAAGGGCGCCCGCATCCTCTATATCGCCGGGAACCATGACGAGTTCCTGCGTGATTTTCAGGGAACGCATTTCGGCGGCATCGAAGTCATGGACCGGACGATGCACGAGACAGCAGATGGCAGGAAATTCCTCGTCATCCATGGCGACCAGTTCGATGTCGTCGTGCGCAACGCCCGGCACATCGCCTATCTTGGCGACTGGGCCTACGACGCGGCGCTCGCCATCAACACGGTCATGAACAAGGTGCGGCGCATGCTCGGCTTGCGCTACTGGTCTTTTTCGGCCTGGGCAAAATTTCGTGTCAAGAAAGCCGTGAACTTTATCGGTTCGTTCCAGACAGTGGTTTCCGATGAAGCACGGCGTATTGGCGCTGACGGCGTGATTTGCGGTCACATCCACCATGCTACGATCGAGCAGATCGATGGTATTGAGTACATCAATACTGGCGACTGGGTGGAGAGCTGCACCGCCATTGTCGAACATCATGATGGTCGGATGGAGCTTCTGTCGTGGACGCATCTTATCGGCGAGCAGGCCGGTTTCGCACCGGTCGTTCGTTTGGACGACAAGCGTCCAAAGGCGGCGAATGCGGCCTGA
- a CDS encoding ABC transporter ATP-binding protein, which yields MSFFRFNLRGGAFRSVLGFTWKHWQKQPVRLAVILGAVLLSTLADVLTPLYSGRLVDAVVNGHATEAVVWNAAIAAFSTLLALSLGAIILRHITFIAVVDLTLKMMSDIASAAFYRIQRFSTDWHANSFAGSTVRKVTRGMWALDLLNDTLLLALFPSIVMLVGSTALMAWYWPLMGVIIGIGSLVFVSVTVMMSLGYVAPMASLANRWDTKLGGSLADAVSCNMVVKGFGAESREDARFAKVLTKWRDRTARTWVRGTRNGTTQGSMLLVLRAAVIGFALILWSKGQASAGDITFVLTSFFILQGYLREVGMHIRNLQRSVNDMEELVDIQSQPLGIEDRPGAKPIRITNGKIEFDNVTFLYGAHRLPLYDRFSVTIRAGERVGLVGHSGSGKTTFVKLIQRLHDVKAGQILIDGQDIAGVRQASLRQQIAIVQQEPILFHRSLAENIAYARPGATQEEIEEAARQASAHDFITALPKGYSTLVGERGVKLSGGERQRVAIARAFLADAPVLILDEATSSLDSESEVLIQQAMERLMLGRTTLVIAHRLSTVRALDRLLVFDHGRIAEEGNHEALIRLNGGIYRSLFERQALELTKGLVLNDD from the coding sequence ATGTCTTTTTTTCGATTCAACCTGCGCGGTGGTGCATTCCGCAGCGTTCTTGGATTCACCTGGAAACATTGGCAAAAGCAGCCGGTGCGTCTGGCCGTCATTCTTGGTGCGGTGTTGCTTTCGACACTGGCCGACGTATTGACGCCGCTCTATTCGGGGCGGCTCGTCGATGCGGTTGTCAATGGCCACGCCACGGAGGCAGTGGTCTGGAATGCTGCTATCGCCGCGTTCTCGACGCTGCTTGCCCTGTCACTGGGTGCCATCATCCTGCGGCACATCACCTTCATAGCTGTGGTCGACCTGACACTTAAAATGATGTCCGATATCGCTTCGGCTGCGTTCTACCGCATCCAGCGCTTCTCGACCGACTGGCATGCCAACAGCTTCGCAGGCTCGACGGTGCGCAAGGTGACGCGTGGCATGTGGGCGCTCGACCTCTTGAACGATACGCTGCTGCTCGCGCTGTTCCCATCCATCGTCATGCTTGTCGGCTCGACGGCATTGATGGCCTGGTACTGGCCGCTGATGGGCGTGATCATCGGCATTGGATCGCTGGTCTTTGTCTCGGTTACGGTGATGATGTCGCTCGGCTATGTCGCACCGATGGCAAGCCTTGCCAATCGCTGGGATACCAAGCTTGGCGGGTCGCTCGCCGACGCTGTCAGCTGCAACATGGTGGTGAAGGGGTTCGGTGCGGAAAGCCGTGAAGATGCGCGCTTTGCCAAGGTTCTGACCAAATGGCGGGACCGAACGGCCCGCACCTGGGTCCGCGGCACGCGCAACGGCACGACCCAAGGCTCGATGCTGCTGGTGCTTCGGGCTGCTGTCATCGGGTTTGCGCTGATCCTGTGGTCGAAGGGGCAGGCAAGTGCGGGTGATATCACCTTTGTGCTGACCTCCTTCTTCATCCTGCAGGGTTACCTGCGGGAAGTCGGGATGCACATCCGCAATTTGCAGCGTTCGGTCAATGACATGGAGGAGCTGGTTGATATCCAGAGTCAGCCGCTTGGCATTGAGGACCGGCCCGGCGCCAAGCCGATCCGGATCACCAATGGCAAGATCGAGTTCGACAATGTGACCTTCCTCTACGGTGCACACCGTCTGCCGCTTTATGACCGGTTCTCGGTGACGATCCGGGCAGGTGAGCGGGTGGGGCTGGTCGGTCATTCCGGTTCGGGCAAGACGACTTTCGTCAAGCTCATCCAGCGTCTGCATGACGTGAAGGCCGGTCAGATCCTGATTGACGGTCAGGATATTGCCGGCGTCCGCCAGGCTTCGCTGCGTCAGCAGATCGCCATCGTGCAGCAGGAGCCGATCCTGTTTCACCGGTCCCTGGCGGAAAACATCGCCTATGCGCGGCCCGGTGCCACGCAGGAGGAGATCGAGGAGGCTGCAAGGCAGGCAAGTGCGCATGACTTCATAACGGCTCTGCCGAAGGGGTACAGCACGCTGGTGGGTGAACGTGGTGTCAAGCTTTCCGGCGGTGAGCGGCAACGTGTGGCCATCGCGCGGGCGTTCCTTGCTGATGCTCCTGTTCTCATTTTGGACGAGGCAACCTCTAGCCTCGATTCAGAATCGGAAGTGCTGATCCAGCAAGCGATGGAACGTCTGATGCTCGGACGGACGACGCTGGTGATTGCTCACCGTCTGTCGACCGTACGTGCGCTCGACCGGCTCCTGGTCTTCGACCATGGCCGGATCGCCGAGGAAGGCAACCATGAAGCCCTGATCAGGCTCAATGGCGGTATCTACCGCAGCCTGTTTGAGCGGCAGGCGCTTGAGCTGACCAAGGGGCTTGTCCTCAACGATGACTAA
- a CDS encoding DUF2865 domain-containing protein, producing MYRTFHLVVFAIGAILATTQLSFATSDICARMQQRLDQLNSGADPDDYELTLRRDRVEAALDANDCPVVDGPIGEEPQRDTPLYEEPQRDRPLREEPQREAAQPPSYDILGKEPEAIEPEMSTAPVYGGRYQTLCVRTCDGYYFPISYDTGAENFSRDQAQCQAQCPGAKLFYQPTEKQNPETMISLKGDVYKNMPNAFMFKRVGATATPQCACQKPAGNFKTLGNPQQVPVEPLKPAPTPEPAQTKPVEAKAEPASPVESKPGEPAPTAAPAAKPSSIIQLGEPATTKADKPKPLTEDKPIDPNRKVRVVGPTFLPDQAGAASRQAPDQKSAQ from the coding sequence ATGTACCGGACATTCCATCTCGTTGTCTTCGCCATTGGAGCCATTCTGGCGACAACACAGCTGTCCTTTGCAACTTCAGATATTTGCGCGCGGATGCAGCAGCGACTTGATCAGCTCAACAGCGGTGCCGATCCGGACGATTATGAGCTCACACTCCGGCGCGACCGGGTTGAGGCGGCGCTTGATGCAAATGATTGCCCTGTCGTCGATGGGCCAATAGGTGAGGAACCTCAGCGTGACACTCCGCTTTACGAGGAGCCCCAACGGGACAGGCCACTGCGCGAAGAGCCACAGCGCGAAGCAGCGCAGCCACCCTCATACGATATCCTCGGAAAAGAGCCCGAAGCGATCGAGCCGGAAATGAGCACGGCGCCGGTCTATGGCGGCCGCTACCAGACCCTGTGTGTCCGCACATGCGACGGCTATTATTTCCCGATTTCCTACGACACTGGCGCCGAGAATTTCTCGCGCGATCAGGCTCAATGTCAGGCTCAGTGCCCAGGCGCCAAACTGTTTTATCAGCCGACCGAAAAGCAAAATCCTGAAACGATGATTTCGCTTAAGGGTGATGTTTACAAGAACATGCCGAACGCGTTCATGTTCAAGCGCGTCGGCGCCACAGCGACGCCGCAATGCGCCTGCCAGAAACCGGCTGGAAATTTCAAGACATTGGGAAATCCGCAGCAAGTGCCCGTGGAACCACTTAAGCCTGCGCCGACTCCCGAACCTGCGCAAACCAAGCCGGTCGAGGCGAAGGCAGAACCGGCAAGCCCGGTTGAAAGCAAGCCAGGGGAGCCTGCACCCACGGCAGCGCCAGCTGCAAAACCATCGTCAATTATCCAGTTGGGCGAGCCAGCGACCACTAAGGCCGACAAACCAAAACCGTTGACCGAAGACAAGCCAATCGATCCCAACCGCAAGGTCAGGGTCGTCGGGCCAACGTTCCTTCCTGACCAAGCAGGGGCAGCAAGTCGGCAAGCTCCGGACCAGAAGTCAGCCCAGTAA
- the gltX gene encoding glutamate--tRNA ligase: MTITVRFAPSPTGYIHIGNTRIALFNWLFALKNNGRFILRFDDTDTVRSKTEYAEATIADLDWLGIKPALIEYQSKRIPNYDAAAERLKASGLLYPCYETAEELERKRKLRLARRLPPIYGRDALKLTSADRVKLEAEGRRPHWRFLLPNFKDDPFSVARTEVHWDDLVRSRETVDLSSLSDPVLVREDGTYLYTFTSVVDDIDMGISHIIRGNDHITNSGVQIAIIEALGAKVPNLGHINLLTTASGEGISKRTGALSIGSLRRDGYEPMAVASLAVLIGTSENVTAVPSMDALAAIFDPAATSKSASKFDPADLDALNRALIHAMPYAQAKDRLTALGIEGDRAEEFWLAVRGNLSRVSDASLWWKIIKDGPAADEQLAEEDRDFVRAAFDLLPPEPWNRDTWKQWTDAVKAQSGRKGKPLFMPLRVALTGLTSGPELADLLPLLGQEGTLARRP, from the coding sequence ATGACCATCACCGTCCGTTTTGCACCATCTCCGACCGGTTACATCCACATTGGCAACACGCGGATTGCCTTGTTCAATTGGCTGTTCGCTCTGAAAAACAACGGCCGATTCATCCTGCGCTTTGACGATACGGATACCGTACGCTCCAAAACCGAATATGCCGAGGCGACGATCGCCGACCTTGACTGGCTGGGTATCAAGCCGGCGCTGATCGAATACCAGTCGAAGCGTATTCCGAACTATGACGCTGCAGCCGAGAGGCTCAAGGCATCGGGCCTGCTTTATCCCTGTTATGAGACCGCCGAGGAACTGGAGCGCAAGCGCAAGCTGCGTCTGGCCCGCCGCCTGCCGCCAATCTATGGCCGGGATGCCCTGAAGCTGACGAGTGCCGACAGGGTAAAGCTTGAGGCCGAGGGTCGGCGTCCGCATTGGCGCTTCCTCCTGCCCAACTTCAAGGACGATCCCTTTTCGGTAGCGAGGACCGAAGTTCACTGGGACGATCTTGTGCGAAGCAGGGAAACGGTCGATCTCTCCTCGCTGTCCGATCCGGTCCTGGTGCGTGAAGACGGCACCTATCTCTATACGTTTACATCGGTCGTGGATGACATCGACATGGGGATCTCCCATATCATCCGCGGTAACGATCATATCACCAATAGTGGCGTTCAGATTGCGATCATCGAGGCTCTGGGGGCGAAGGTTCCCAATCTCGGCCACATCAACCTTCTGACCACGGCGTCGGGCGAGGGGATTTCCAAGCGTACCGGGGCGCTCTCGATCGGCAGCTTGCGTCGTGACGGTTATGAACCAATGGCTGTTGCCAGCCTGGCGGTACTGATCGGTACATCGGAAAACGTCACTGCCGTACCCAGCATGGATGCGCTTGCAGCGATTTTTGATCCTGCGGCGACGTCAAAATCCGCATCGAAGTTCGACCCGGCCGACCTCGATGCGCTCAATCGCGCCCTCATCCACGCAATGCCCTATGCTCAAGCGAAGGATCGCCTTACAGCGCTTGGCATCGAGGGTGACCGGGCCGAGGAATTCTGGCTCGCGGTACGCGGCAATCTTTCACGCGTTTCGGATGCGTCGCTTTGGTGGAAGATCATCAAGGACGGCCCGGCAGCGGATGAGCAACTTGCCGAAGAGGATCGCGATTTCGTTCGCGCAGCCTTTGATTTGCTGCCGCCTGAGCCTTGGAACCGCGACACCTGGAAACAGTGGACGGATGCCGTGAAAGCCCAAAGCGGGCGCAAAGGCAAGCCGCTGTTCATGCCGTTGCGTGTCGCGCTTACTGGGCTGACTTCTGGTCCGGAGCTTGCCGACTTGCTGCCCCTGCTTGGTCAGGAAGGAACGTTGGCCCGACGACCCTGA